CGTTCACCCAAGCTTATCTCCGGCATTGTTGCTCACTACTTCTCTTTACCGAGCGTTAGAATTGAAGAGTGGGTTCATCGCCGAGTGGAAATTGCAGAATGCCAACGCAATAAGCTAAATCGAGCGAACTGTGTGTTAGGTCAGAGCTTGCACCTTGGCCAAAGCATTTCGGATTTGAACGGAAAGTTTAATCTGTGCATCGACAACATCGATTTCGAAACGTTTAGGAAGTTCTCTTACGATGGCGAGTTACACAATACGCTGGTGGGACTGATGCGGTTTATTTTACGAGACCCAATGTCTTGGGACCTCAAGCTAACGGTTAACTTAGACTCAATACCAGAAAACAATCTCGGTCAAGGTGAAGGGAATAGCCTAGGACAAACCTTTTGGCTTGGAAATCCTAGTGATAAAGACGCCAAGATTCGCGTCATTGGAAGCATATAAGAAAACCGCTCATTTTGAGCGGCTTTTCGTTTGGGAACAACTTTACTGATTAAGCAGTAATTCAGCTTAGCGACTGATTGGCTGGTGCAGAACCACGGTTGTATCGAGCTTTTGAATCCCACTGAATGATTCAATCTCGTTACATAGGTGGTGAATTGATTGCAAGTCCGGCGCTTCGATAAGAGCAATGATGTCGAAGCTACCACCAACAACGCTGGTTAAACGAACTTCAGGAATCTCTTTTAAGGCACTTGTTACTTCATTTTTTTTGCCCTTTTCGCAAGAGATGAGCAGGTAACTCGCAGCCTTTCGACCTTCATTTTCTACTCGGATCTGAGCGGTATAGCCTTTGATGATCCCTGTCTTTTCTAGCCTGTTAATTCTTTCTGCAACAGCAGTACGTGACAAACCGATGTTTCTAGATAGGTTCGCAATTGATTCGCGTCCGTTTGATAACAGACTGGAAAGGATTTTGCGATCCAACTTATCTAAGCCTTGTAAAGTCATGTTAGAAATCATGTGTTCTGCCTATTCTGGTTTTTATATTGTTATTAAATCGACTCTGGAAGTGTAAAGTTATACAGCTCAGCCAGAGTGAATGGGTTTTTCTGTGTCAATGGGGTGATACGTAGGCTCAAATCCCTTCCTGACACTTTTATGTCACTGACGAAGCTACCGTTATGAGTGTTTGTCAGGGTCGAATCACCTAGCAATCTGTATATCGCCCACTGACCACTCTTATTAAGAACGTGTTGCTTACCCTCGTCGGTTACATCTTGTATCGTGATGCTAATGTTGAAGTCGCCATTCTGCGGTGGCCACTCCATTTCACGAATTCGGCTTGGACCGTGATAGTAGTTAATATCAGTGTCAGCGATTTTTAAGCTGGCTCTGATCGCACTAGAATCAAGATCTAATACTTTGGCGCTAAACGGAATATAAACTCGGTTTGTGCTCTTATTAATCAACGTATCGCGGATAACATTGTAATTACGCAACTGTACCAAAAGGGCAGGTGACAGTGGCATTGTTTCGCCATCTACCTGTTTCGGTGTCCATAAGTTTGTGTCGTAAAACGGCGCAAAGTTTTTCTGAATAAATGTGTCTAACAAACCACCTGATGCAAACAGCAATTCGAAATCTTCGATTGAAATTTCTTCAGTTGCGGTGAGATCAAATGGATATTTACCAAGCCCTAGCTCTTTAAACTTGGTGTAAATCTCGCTGTACCATTGGGTTTGAATGCCTTTTGAAGATTCAGCAATCATCACGGACCAACTTTGCTGTACCACATCTAACAACCAGCTACGTACTGGCTCCGGTGACTTCTGAGCAATCTGCTTAAGCTTGATCAATGGGTCAGCTTCGGTACTGTTCATTCTGCGCTGAGCGGCTGCCAAAGCGGCCATTTGTGGATCTGGCGCGTCCGCAATGTCTTTCATGTAAGTACGAACGCGGCTCAATGCTGCAATGGTTTCATCCCATGGAGTAGGGGAGTTCGGTGTTTCACTGACTTGTAATTGGTTGAGTAAGTGGAACGCTTGTTCTACGCGCTTCATGAGCAAGTAGTCAGGTTTCACGGCTTCTTCAACCGCTTCCGAAGCAGAATCAGCTACTTCTAACAACTTAGGATTGACTTGCGAAATCAGAGCGTTCTTCTCTCCAATCGGCGAAAATTGAGTGTTGGCATACACTTGTTTCAACACCGTTGTCATCGGAGATGAAGGGCCTGAAATCAGGTCAATCGCGTTTGTTAAATCACCTACATTGCTGTAGTGCTGAACTTTGAGTTCGCCCAGTGCGTTTCGCCAGTAGTTGATGTAATCATCGGTGTATTTCTTACGCACTTGCGTCTTGAAAGCATCTTGCTCTGGTTTGGTTGGGATAACATGATTTGACAGGCCAAGAACCCAGTTATCAGTGATGACGTGTTGTGACATCAAGTCGACACGTGGACGATAGAAGGTGCTAAAGCCAGTCGAAGTATAGATTTTATTGATGATCAGACGGTTGTCGTCCAATGGTTCGTTAAAGACGTTATTAAACTCAAAACCCACTGCACGTTGAAGATCAAGCGTACCGAGGTCGATGGCATCGGCTTGATTCAAAATGCCAGCGTAAACCAAGTCTACGTTTGAGTTTGCGAGTAATGAACGTCGAGTTGCGCGAACGATGTCCATGCTAATGTCGACAGGAGCGAACTGCGTACGAAAGTAAGCATCAAGATAGCGCATTGCTTGGTTTACAACGTCAGGTTGACTGCTTAGATCATTCATCATGGCCAACGTTTGATGACGCAAGAATTGAATGTCGCGTTTAGAAGGATCGTTCAGCATCAAATAGCCTTTCAGCAAAGGCAATGAGTGGCTAAAGTCATCTTGGCTATGAGTCAGTTGTAGGCGGTAACCTTTTTCGACAACGGGCATCAGCTGCTGAGCCACTTCTTTTAGTAGCGCCTCGTACGCGATCTTAGTGCTCTTATCTAAACGACTGATATTCAGTGGTAGTACTTCGTTATCTAGCTCTTTTGAGCCTTCTAACCAGGCACTATAAGACGGTTGGATTGCTCGAGTTGCATTGACCAGCAGTTGATTGAAGCTCGCTTCTTGCTCTGCCTGAGCAGCGTCGTCGATACCAAGCAATTGGTTGATCACTCGTAAGTTACTGTCGAGTGTTTTAACGAAGAAATAACCACCGCCCGCGAGAATGACGACAGACACGAACATCGCAAGATGACTTTGTCGTTGAATCAAGCGCAGGTAGGTTTTGTTCTCACCCGCAAAGTCGCTCTCAGGAAGGATCTGAGAATCGATTAGGAATCTTGAGAAGTAGGGCGTTTCCGTTAACTGAGTATGCTCAGATGCGATAATCGGTAAGTTGAAGTAGTTACTGCAACTCTTCGCCAGCAGGTTATATTTGCGACCGCCTTGTAAACTCGAACAGAAGAAAATTTCACGAATATCCAATGCGTAAACACCGCTGTTTGACTCACATAAGCGTTCAAGGGTGTAGCTTACCTCAGATTGAGCAAGCTCAAACTGCTTAGGGAAAGAAAGGATAGCTTGCTTTTCGTCGATCTCGGTTGAGTTAGCAGAAGAATCCAAGGCGTTGCTTTCCAGTACTTTTACTAGATTACGGTAGCCGTCTTTGTAGTACTCAGTGATCACGCCTTTTGCTTCTTTGAGGGGAATAGAAAGGAATTCAACACGCGTCTTCAGCGAGCTGAAATGCACGTATTCTTTAAAGCCGTCCAGTTTATCTAACTTAGACATCATCAAATAAACTGGCAGTGCAGATGACGTTTTTTCGCTGATTGACGTCATACGCTGTAGCAACGCTGTCATGGTGTAGTCTTTCTGCTCTGGCTCAGAAACGATCAGGAACTCAAAGTCGATAAAGAACAGGCAACCAGCAAAAGGCTTTCTAGGACGATGGAGGATGACTTCGTTAATAAACGTGTTCCACAGCGAAGCATCGCTACTCGATACTTCTTGGAATACCAAACGCTGATCGGGCTTAATGTAGACCGCACTGTCGGACTCGTACCATTCAAAGAAATCGTTTTTGGCTGTACGCGTTCTATCCATTGGTTTAATTGCACTGGAATTAAACAAAAATTGACGTCGTCCAGACCCTTTATTACCAATCATCAGATAGATTGGTTTTTTACCCACGTTAGAGAGGAGAGGGCGAATCACCATGGACAGCGCTTCTTCCTCTGTTTCTAGGCGTTGTGCCTTAGCGTTATTCTTTTTCTTAAACCACAAAGTGAATTGAAAAATAATGTAGAAGGTGGCAATAACACCAAGGCCAACCCAAAGGTAAAGCTTGTCTGCGTCTTCAAGCCAGAATAAATATACCGCAGCAAGTATTGCGGCGAATATCAGTGCCACAAAGGTCGAAACCACGATCGGGTTTCTGAGTATTTTTTGTTTGAACATAAGCCTATAACTTCTTTTACTTGTATCGTTATTTATTGTCGGTTGTCGCAGTTTGTAGCTGGTTTATCTTATATAGGTAGGTGTTCAGTAAAAGGAGAGAGCGATCAATTTCCTTTTGCTGGGTATTCTTTTCAGCGTATTCAATTCGACCAAGAAGCGGAAAGAGTGAATTGCTGTACTCATACGCTTTCTTTGAATCTTTATCTGAATTTTGCTTCGCTACATTGGCAAATACGGTCCTAGCATAGGCAAATCGTTTATATATAACATCGAATTCAGCCTCGAAACGAGAACGTTGCTCTAAAAAATTCTCACGAAGTTGCTGCGCAGACGATGAGTCTGGATAAAGTACAGTTAATTCACTGGTTAGCTTATCTATCGTATTTACCTTACTGACTTTGACCGGATCGATTGTCCAATCTGTCATCAGAACGTCGAGACGATCCACCGTGGTTGATCTAAGAGACGTAAGGTATTCCTTGTTTTTAACGCTCAGGGAATCAACCAATGTCGTCAATTCGCTTAAAGAGGCGTGTTCAATTTGACCTTTGAGTGTTTGGTATTGGTGTTGTTTATAAATGAAGTGCGACGCAAAAGCGGCAACCATTAAACCAATAACAGAGTAAACCATTACTTTGCTCGACTTAGAGGATTCAACTTCTTTCTCTTCATCGACTTTTGGTTGAGTTTTGGCAGCAACCGCCTTTGTTGGAGGAGCGATCTCTACTTTAATGCCTGTACTTTCCACTGGCTTGGCTTGTTTTGCTTCTATCGCTTTGTTTTCTTTTGCCTTTGTCTCTTTAAGCTCTTCAATCCATTGATTCAAAATACGACGAATACGACCAAACGAAGGGGCTTTGATACCGTAGTGAAGGCGAAGTTCTTCTTCGATTCTCAAGCACAATTGATGAGCCGCTTCAATCAGCGGTAACTCTTCAGGGCGTACTTTGTGCTTGTTGATACGTTTTTCGGTGTTTTCTACCATCCATTCGATTGCTCCCATGCGAGCATTAGTTTTGGAGTGCTCTGGGTAGGCGGTATACCAATACACAACACACAAATCGAGTAGGGAGTTTAACCCTTCAACAAGTCCTTTTAATCCTTCGTTATGCGTGGCTGCGACAGTAAAGTAACAGCTACAGCGAAAGTCTTTCCCTTGTGTACTTAAAATCTTCTTTGAGAGCGTTTGAACCGTCTTCCATGAAACACGTCCAGTGACCTTATTTAGGTTATTTATTTGACGCTTTATTTCGTCAAAATCGTCTAAGCCATTAGGGTTTGAACCGCTGGGATTACTTTCATCGATCGGTCTTCTAGTGAAGTCGCTGAAAAACATAATGTCTAATTCCAACTGATTATATATAAAGATAGCGATACTCGAATAAAATATGAGCGAGATGCTATCGTCTTTTTTTTGAGGGATTTTATAGGCAAAAGAAAGAAATTGAATAATAAATAATATCCAAATCAATATAATTTAATTTGGTGTGATCTTCGTTCACATTTCTTATTGTCTGTATTGATTGGTAACGTATTAGCAACAGTGATGTCTGTCGCATAAATGCTTTTTGGTAGAGCAATTAATCGGCGGTAAATCATAGTTTCTGCTTATCAAATGTAACCAAAATCGGAAGCAGTATTGCAGCAACTAAATTAAATTCCTCTTGATTAGCATTGGCTTTAATAGGGTTGGCTTATTAATCTTATGCTGATTTTGAGATTTTCCTTATCATTTTTGTTCTAACATCAATTTCTATGAATAGATAGTAGTTGAATGGATATTCCTTGCTTATTCTTAATTTGCCCTCCTGCTTTCTGCAATTAATGATAGTTAAATTGATTTTATTTGTAGGTTAATTGCCTTATTTGATGGCGCTATTTTTTACCATATTGAAAAAGAAAAGAGAGTTGATATCGTTCGTCTCTAAGTATTATTACAAGGCTTACCTAGAGGGACGAAATGCTAAAACCAAGTCAAGTGGGGCTGATTTCAGCCATGTGTCTGTTTTCTACTTTTGCAGTGGCAAAAGGGGAACGGTATGGCGGGTCAGTAAACATGATTATGATGGAAAGCCACGACTATGACGAAGGTTCTAGCGGTGATCAAGATGCTTTGCGGTTTGGTTTAGTGCATACGCGACCAATCGATGAAAATAATAACCGTTGGCGCTGGTGGTTGGGCTTAAATTATCTAACAGAAGACATCGATGCTCCTGCAAATGGTGTTTATGAAGAAGTCACCAACTACGAACTTCGTGTTGTACCACAATACGCGCTCAGCTCTTGGAGCATCTTTACCCCTTACGTTGGTGCGGGCCTCTCTTTTGGTTACTCCCAGTATTCAAATCGCTGGAAGGTGGACCAAGATGGCTTTCGCTATGAACCAATTGAAGATATAGACCAGTTTGAACTTGGTGCCGTTGTTACTTTAGGTACCGCGATCAAGCTTGGTAGCAATCCAGACGCTCACATTCAAATCATTCCGCAAGCTTCCTACATTCTTCCTGTTGTAAATGACGGAGTGGGTGGCGTTGAACTCTCTGTTTCACTGCTATTTTAAGGTTTAGCAATGCGCTTACATCAGCTAGTCCTATTCATTTCTAAATGCCCAGAGGAATACACGGGTGCGAAGCATATTGAAATGCCGGAAGGTGGCGGCTCAGTAGGGCGAGCATCCAGTTGTACCTTGCCGTTAGTGGATCACAACCGCTTTATTTCAGGCACACATTGTCTGATCAGTGTTTACGGTGATACGTATTATATCAGCGATGTCAGTACTAATGGCACCATGGTAAATGGCAATAAGATCCTTAAAAATCAACCAGTATCCATTGTCGACGGTGACATTGTCTCATTAGGCCAGTACGAAATTGGTGTATCGTTAGAGCATGTCACAGCGTCACAAGACATTGCCGCAGATATTGCTCCTGAACGCGTATCTAACGATCCCCTTATTAATTTAGGTGAGGCGGTTGTTGAAGAGGAAGAAAAAGTAGGCGCGTTAGAAGATTTGTTTATGGAAACGAAGCAGGATGACGTTGATAGCCACGATCCTATCGCGCATCTAAAGTTTTCCATGCAGCGTGATGATGACTACCTAATCAGAAATGAAGAAAGGGACCAAGAGTCTCAACCGAGCCCTATCGAAAATACGCGTCAAATCGTAGACGACAGCTTCAGTATCCATTCTGAGTTGGACTTACCTAACCTGATCCCAGAAGATTGGTTAGGTGGTGAGACCAAGAGTAATGAATCAGCGCCTGTTCAGACCAAAGTCGATTTACAGCCCCAAGTAAACGCGCAACGCATTCCAGACGATTTTTACAGTAAAGAGACTTTACCAAATGTTGAAGCGCCAACGATGAGCGACCGTTCGCCAAGTCATCAAGCGAACGGTGATGCTTCATATCAACAGAGTGCGTCTAAAAGCGAACCGGTTGGACAAAAATGGGAAGAGGTTACGCAAGCGTTTATTCCTGCTTCACAAACCACAGAGAAAACTCAGCAACCAGCATCAGAAACGAAAGTTGGCTTTGTATCAAATGCGTCCTTCGATGGCTCTGGAAGTGAAACTTATAATGATATTAGCCAAGCATTTTACGAAGGACTTGGCATTACTAATCCCGATTTAATCAGTAATGAAGCGTTACTGTTTAAACAAATGGGTACCTGCTTACGTTTGTGTATCGACAACTTGCAGAAAGATCTTCACGAAGTGGAATCTTTAAAAGAAGAGGAAGGGTTAAGTCAAGCAGAGTCTAATCTTGCCGAGTTAATGTTGACGTTAAATAGCCAGAATTTGCTCGCGCCAAACGAACTGGTTGAACAGATGCTTGATGAACTTAATGACCACCAAATCATTTTTAATAAGGCACTCAATGAGTTGCTATTAGAGCAATCAGAAACTAATGACCCTGTCACGTTTGCAAATGATGTGGCAAGCAAATCGATGTTTGCGACTAAGTCCAAGCTCTGGGGCGAGTATTTGGAGTTTTACGCGAAAAAACCGCCGCCAGTTTAATGAAACATCGTTGAAAGGTCTTATTAAAAAGAACTACAACAAAGCGATTAAGGGAAGCCATGCGTAGTATCGCTGTATTACTCGGATTTGCATTGCTATCCGGATGTTCCATGTGGGACCAGTTAAAAGAATCAACAGGCATCACGCCAGAAACCTCTTCTATTGAGTTAGTCATCGAGGCGTCGTCGGTCTTAAACGTACGTGAAGGAGGCCAATCGTCGCCAGTTATCCTTCGCGTTCATGAGCTAAGCTCGCCAGTACTTTTTCGTAGCCTAGACTTTTTTGCATTGTTTGAGAACGATAAAGCGTCACTGGGTGACGAATATATCAAGCGTTACGAGTACCAAATCCAGCCAGGCGACAAAATCCACGAGATGTTAACGCTCGATCCCGCCACTCGCGCTGTTGGCTTCTCGGTTGCTTTCCGTGACATAGATGGGTCGTCATGGCGAAAAGTCGAAGTCATTGAAGAGAAGAGCGAGTACTACCTAAAGCTCAAATTAGAAGGCAGTGAGTTAATTTCTGATAATACTCGCGGCATTGAACAAGTTTACTTTTAAGGAATAAAAGCATGTCTTTATACAATCCAGTTGTTTGGCAAGATGGAATGTTCATGAAGCCGCAGCATTTTCAACAGCTCGATCGTTCACAAAGTAAACTTTCTAGTATGTTGAGTTCAAACGCCTCGCCCCTGCATTGGGGCATTAAGCGTTTAGAGATTAACTCGCAGTTACTCGCGCTAGGCAAGATTGGCATCACACGAGCAGAAGGTATTTTGCAA
This portion of the Vibrio hyugaensis genome encodes:
- a CDS encoding FHA domain-containing protein; protein product: MRLHQLVLFISKCPEEYTGAKHIEMPEGGGSVGRASSCTLPLVDHNRFISGTHCLISVYGDTYYISDVSTNGTMVNGNKILKNQPVSIVDGDIVSLGQYEIGVSLEHVTASQDIAADIAPERVSNDPLINLGEAVVEEEEKVGALEDLFMETKQDDVDSHDPIAHLKFSMQRDDDYLIRNEERDQESQPSPIENTRQIVDDSFSIHSELDLPNLIPEDWLGGETKSNESAPVQTKVDLQPQVNAQRIPDDFYSKETLPNVEAPTMSDRSPSHQANGDASYQQSASKSEPVGQKWEEVTQAFIPASQTTEKTQQPASETKVGFVSNASFDGSGSETYNDISQAFYEGLGITNPDLISNEALLFKQMGTCLRLCIDNLQKDLHEVESLKEEEGLSQAESNLAELMLTLNSQNLLAPNELVEQMLDELNDHQIIFNKALNELLLEQSETNDPVTFANDVASKSMFATKSKLWGEYLEFYAKKPPPV
- a CDS encoding Lrp/AsnC family transcriptional regulator, which codes for MISNMTLQGLDKLDRKILSSLLSNGRESIANLSRNIGLSRTAVAERINRLEKTGIIKGYTAQIRVENEGRKAASYLLISCEKGKKNEVTSALKEIPEVRLTSVVGGSFDIIALIEAPDLQSIHHLCNEIESFSGIQKLDTTVVLHQPISR
- the tssJ gene encoding type VI secretion system lipoprotein TssJ, producing the protein MRSIAVLLGFALLSGCSMWDQLKESTGITPETSSIELVIEASSVLNVREGGQSSPVILRVHELSSPVLFRSLDFFALFENDKASLGDEYIKRYEYQIQPGDKIHEMLTLDPATRAVGFSVAFRDIDGSSWRKVEVIEEKSEYYLKLKLEGSELISDNTRGIEQVYF
- the tssM gene encoding type VI secretion system membrane subunit TssM, with product MFKQKILRNPIVVSTFVALIFAAILAAVYLFWLEDADKLYLWVGLGVIATFYIIFQFTLWFKKKNNAKAQRLETEEEALSMVIRPLLSNVGKKPIYLMIGNKGSGRRQFLFNSSAIKPMDRTRTAKNDFFEWYESDSAVYIKPDQRLVFQEVSSSDASLWNTFINEVILHRPRKPFAGCLFFIDFEFLIVSEPEQKDYTMTALLQRMTSISEKTSSALPVYLMMSKLDKLDGFKEYVHFSSLKTRVEFLSIPLKEAKGVITEYYKDGYRNLVKVLESNALDSSANSTEIDEKQAILSFPKQFELAQSEVSYTLERLCESNSGVYALDIREIFFCSSLQGGRKYNLLAKSCSNYFNLPIIASEHTQLTETPYFSRFLIDSQILPESDFAGENKTYLRLIQRQSHLAMFVSVVILAGGGYFFVKTLDSNLRVINQLLGIDDAAQAEQEASFNQLLVNATRAIQPSYSAWLEGSKELDNEVLPLNISRLDKSTKIAYEALLKEVAQQLMPVVEKGYRLQLTHSQDDFSHSLPLLKGYLMLNDPSKRDIQFLRHQTLAMMNDLSSQPDVVNQAMRYLDAYFRTQFAPVDISMDIVRATRRSLLANSNVDLVYAGILNQADAIDLGTLDLQRAVGFEFNNVFNEPLDDNRLIINKIYTSTGFSTFYRPRVDLMSQHVITDNWVLGLSNHVIPTKPEQDAFKTQVRKKYTDDYINYWRNALGELKVQHYSNVGDLTNAIDLISGPSSPMTTVLKQVYANTQFSPIGEKNALISQVNPKLLEVADSASEAVEEAVKPDYLLMKRVEQAFHLLNQLQVSETPNSPTPWDETIAALSRVRTYMKDIADAPDPQMAALAAAQRRMNSTEADPLIKLKQIAQKSPEPVRSWLLDVVQQSWSVMIAESSKGIQTQWYSEIYTKFKELGLGKYPFDLTATEEISIEDFELLFASGGLLDTFIQKNFAPFYDTNLWTPKQVDGETMPLSPALLVQLRNYNVIRDTLINKSTNRVYIPFSAKVLDLDSSAIRASLKIADTDINYYHGPSRIREMEWPPQNGDFNISITIQDVTDEGKQHVLNKSGQWAIYRLLGDSTLTNTHNGSFVSDIKVSGRDLSLRITPLTQKNPFTLAELYNFTLPESI
- a CDS encoding type VI secretion system ImpA family N-terminal domain-containing protein, whose protein sequence is MFFSDFTRRPIDESNPSGSNPNGLDDFDEIKRQINNLNKVTGRVSWKTVQTLSKKILSTQGKDFRCSCYFTVAATHNEGLKGLVEGLNSLLDLCVVYWYTAYPEHSKTNARMGAIEWMVENTEKRINKHKVRPEELPLIEAAHQLCLRIEEELRLHYGIKAPSFGRIRRILNQWIEELKETKAKENKAIEAKQAKPVESTGIKVEIAPPTKAVAAKTQPKVDEEKEVESSKSSKVMVYSVIGLMVAAFASHFIYKQHQYQTLKGQIEHASLSELTTLVDSLSVKNKEYLTSLRSTTVDRLDVLMTDWTIDPVKVSKVNTIDKLTSELTVLYPDSSSAQQLRENFLEQRSRFEAEFDVIYKRFAYARTVFANVAKQNSDKDSKKAYEYSNSLFPLLGRIEYAEKNTQQKEIDRSLLLLNTYLYKINQLQTATTDNK